One window of the Triticum dicoccoides isolate Atlit2015 ecotype Zavitan chromosome 3B, WEW_v2.0, whole genome shotgun sequence genome contains the following:
- the LOC119276295 gene encoding polypyrimidine tract-binding protein homolog 1-like, with product MASGGNPQFRYTQPPSKVIHVRNLPWECTDEELTELGNLFGKVVNTKCNVGANRNQAFIEFADQNQAIAMISYYASSAEPAQVRGKNVYLQYSNRQEIVNSKNTGDAAGNVLLVTMEGVLPDAVSIDVLHLVFSAFGYVHKIATFEKASGYQALIQFSDAETASSAKAALDGRCIPSYLLPELDGSCTLRINYSAHSVLNVKFQSHRSRDYTNPYLPLAPSAIDGSGVAQDGKKEEAESNVLLASVENMQYIVTIDALHEVFSAFGFVQKIAIFEKNSGFHALIQYPDIQTAVKAREALEGHSIYEGGYCKLHLAFSRHTDLNVRINNERGRDYTGANSAPANHEPSILGPQPMLAAGSTAPPYSSAPSTAADVVAAPGTTSILATPGAPSLPSSQPHPQTASGGPQQYASQGVLQGYGAPGFPQGPNQAQMSQHSGQGNQQMPNHQAMSFPGHGRQQLPPGPQMMQGPGYRGPPFPQGHMQSMPQFPVYGNQQFPPGAGPQMMGFPGQGGQYPPFGRPLHPYNR from the exons ATGGCTTCCGGCGGGAACCCGCAGTTCCGGTACACTCAGCCTCCATCGAAGGTGATACACGTGAGGAACCTGCCGTGGGAGTGCACCGACGAGGAGCTGACCGAGCTGGGCAACCTCTTCGGCAAGGTCGTCAACACCAAGTGCAACGTCGGCGCCAACAGGAACCAGGCGTTCATCGAATTC GCTGACCAAAATCAGGCAATTGCTATGATATCATACTATGCATCATCAGCGGAGCCAGCACAGGTAAGAGGCAAGAATGTGTACCTTCAGTACTCCAATAGACAGGAGATTGTCAACAGCAAGAATACCGGGGATGCTGCAGGCAATGTTTTGCTAGTGACAATGGAGGGTGTTCTGCCAGATGCTGTCAGCATAGATGTTCTACACTTG GTATTTTCTGCTTTTGGATATGTTCACAAGATTGCTACCTTTGAAAAGGCATCTGGTTATCAG GCGTTGATACAATTTTCTGATGCTGAGACCGCGTCATCTGCAAAAGCTGCTCTGGATGGCAGATGCATTCCTAG CTACTTGCTTCCAGAACTTGATGGGTCCTGCACTTTAAGAATAAATTATTCAGCACACTCTGTTCTAAATGTCAAGTTTCAGAGTCATAGGAGTAG GGATTATACAAACCCATACCTTCCCCTTGCACCTTCTGCTATTGATGGATCTGGAGTG GCCCAGGATGGGAAGAAGGAGGAGGCAGAGAGCAATGTTCTGCTTGCGTCAGTTGAGAATATGCAGTATATTGTTACAATTGATGCTCTTCACGAG GTCTTCTCTGCTTTTGGATTTGTACAGAAGATTGCTATTTTTGAGAAGAACTCTGGCTTCCATGCACTAATCCAGTATCCAG ATATTCAAACTGCAGTTAAAGCAAGAGAAGCATTAGAAGGACACAGCATCTATGAAGGCGGATATTGCAAGCTTCACCTCGCGTTTTCACGCCATACCGATCTTAATGTTAGG ATCAACAATGAGCGGGGTCGAGATTACACTGGGGCGAACAGTGCTCCTGCTAACCATGAACCTTCCATTCTTGGCCCTCAGCCAATGCTTGCTGCTGGCTCTACTGCGCCACCATACAGCAGTGCTCCTTCCACAGCAGCTGATGTAGTAGCAGCACCAGGGACTACATCTATTCTGGCAACACCAGGAGCACCATCCCTTCCTTCCAGTCAGCCACACCCACAAACTGCTTCAGGTGGACCTCAACAATACGCCAGCCAGGGAGTTCTACAAGGCTATGGAGCCCCAGGGTTCCCGCAAGGCCCAAATCAAGCTCAAATGTCACAGCATTCAGGTCAAGGAAATCAACAGATGCCCAACCATCAAGCGATGTCGTTCCCTGGCCATGGAAGGCAGCAGCTACCTCCAGGTCCTCAAATGATGCAAGGTCCAGGTTATAGAGGCCCGCCGTTTCCACAGGGTCATATGCAATCAATGCCGCAGTTTCCAGTATATGGCAATCAGCAGTTTCCTCCTGGTGCCGGGCCGCAGATGATGGGCTTTCCTGGGCAGGGAGGTCAGTATCCTCCATTTGGTAGGCCGCTTCATCCGTATAACCGTTAG